The genomic stretch AAACAATAAGGCGAAGTATACTCCGCCTCAAGCCTTATCGATTATTATATACCAAAAATGATGATAATGCCAGCATAATTTTCTTATTTTAAAAATTGGGACCAGTTCCCTTTTTAGGGGAAGCGGTCCCTTTTTCTTATACGATTCCCTGTGCCGTCATGGCTTCAACGACTTTTTCAAAGCCGGCGATGTTTGCACCTGCCACATAATTACCCTTTACGCCGTATCGTTCTGCTGCAGAAGCTGCCTTAGCGTAAATATTAATCATAATGTTATGAAGCTTTTCATCCACCTCATCAAAGGTCCAGGAAAGCCTCTGGCTGTTCTGGCTCATCTCAAGGGCGGAAGTTGCTACTCCGCCTGCGTTTGCTGCCTTACCCGGCATAAAGAGCATTCCGCTTTCTAAGAAGTACTCCGTTGCTTCTCTGGTGGATGGCATGTTCGCACCCTCAGCAACCGCAAAGCAGCCGTTTGCTTTCAGCACTTTTGCATCATCTATATTTAATTCGTTCTGTGTTGCACATGGAAGGGCGATGTCACATGGGATGCTCCAGATACCTTTTCCTTCGGTATAGACAGCCGATTGATGTACATCCACATATTCTTTGATCCGTCCGCGGCGTACTTCCTTGATTTCCTGAATCAGGTTAAGATCAATTCCATCCTTGTCATAAATATAACCGTTGGAATCGCTTAATGCGATGACCCTGCCGCCCAGCTGCTGAACTTTTTCCGTAGCATAGATCGCCACATTACCGGAACCGGAAATAACCACATTCTTACCGGCCAGCTCCTTTCCGTTATGCTTTAACATCTCATCAAGAATATATACAAGACCGTATCCCGTGGCCTGAGTACGTGCAAGAGAACCGCCATAGGTAAGGCCCTTACCCGTAAGAACTCCTTCATATAAGCCAGTCAACCTCTTATACTGGCCATATAAGAATCCAATTTCTCTTGCTCCCACTCCGATGTCACCGGCAGGAACATCCTGATCTGCTCCGATATATTTGGATAGCTCGGTCATAAAGCTCTGACAAAATGCCATAACTTCTCTATCTGATTTTCCTTTTGGATCAAAATTAGAACCTCCCTTACCGCCGCCGATCGGAAGGCCTGTAAGAGAATTTTTGAATACCTGCTCAAAGCCCAGAAATTTTAAGATTCCCTGGTTGACGGAAGGATGAAGGCGCAGGCCTCCTTTGTATGGCCCAATAGCGCTGTTAAACTGGACACGGTATCCTTTATTCACCTGTACCTGACCATTGTCATCCACCCACGGTACACGGAAGGAAATGATTCTTTCCGGTTCTACAAGGCGTTCTAAAAGACCCATCTTACGGTATTTTTCTTCATTGGCATCGATGACAAGCTTTAAGGAATCAAGCACCTCTTTGACTGCCTGATGAAACTCAGTTTCACCTGGGTTCTGGCTCACTACCCTGTCATAGACTTCATCCACATATGACATATTTTTTTCCTCCTTTGATTGGTTTATGCATACTTCTCATATATGAAGTATTACTTAAAATGGCAAAAAGAGGCCAGAACTTTTTATAAGTTCCGGCCCCTTTGCCTTGTTATAACTTCTAAAAAATTATAACAAGTTCATTTAATAAAGTCAATAAACAGATTTCCTTTATTTTTTAATTTTCTTTTTTCTTTTTGCTAAGTGCTGCATAAAGAGCCATCATGAATCCGGACAAGGTCACCATCACCTTACCGGCGGCATTCTGCCGGTCGCCTGTCTTAGGCAGTTTGCCAAGGGGTATGTTTCCGTCGTCAACAATTAACAGATCCACGGATCCCCCGCTGGGCAGGTCTGCAAGCGGCACTGGGTCTGGCAAAATCGTCACCGTTTCACCCGGACCACCTGGGTTATCCTTTCCGGATGGTCCTCCTGATGAACCTCCGCCGCCTTTGATTTTCTCATCCTGAATGGTAATGGTAAAGCTATTGATTCCATCGAATGTCACAGGCGCTATATTGTTGTTAATATAATATCCGGCCGGAGCTTTTGTCTCAAGGAAGGTGTAGGTGTCCTTTGGCAGTCTCTTTATCACAAACTGCCCGTCGCTGTCGGTTACAAACCTTCCTGCTGCCGCCTTATCGTCCGTATATCCGGCAAAGGACCCTTGATCCAGCTTCACATATCTACCATCAGAAGCCTTTAAGATAAATTCGGCGCCTTTTAGTTTCACATCCGCATAGACCGCATTGGTTTTTACTACAGTGATCTTAGACGGCATATTCTCAATCGCTCCATTTGTTTTTTCAAACAGTCCTGGCTTGGTATAGCGGATCTCCTTATTGGAGTCATTGATTGTAAACTCTGCTGACCATGGAGTCGTTCCAAGAAGGTATCCATCCGGTGCTTTTTTCTCAACCAGACGGTAAGTGCCGTATGGCAGGTTCGTGATAACCCCTTTTCCGTTCAGCACAAAGGTTATGGTATTTCCTAACACCTGATCAGCCGTCCAGGAGACGCCCTCTGATGCCACCTGATAACGGTAGCTGTCCCAGGCTCCCGGAACCAGGGTAGAGAGGTTCGACAGCACAAATTCTGCTCCCTCAAGCCTCTTTCCGGTATTTTCACCGTCTACCTTTTCCATTTCCAGATTTCCGGTGCTGATCTTATTCGTCACAGCAATGGTCACAAGAGCTTCATTTAAAACCGTCACCGCACTGCTGTTGTCCTTTAAGATACTTACTTTGCCTTCCTCGTCGATCCTGATATAGAACGGCTCTATGAGATCGTACCGGCCGGTTGAGATTTCCCTGATCCGGTAATCCCCGTGCTTAAGTCCCAGGTAAATGATTCCGTCCTCACCGGTCGTAAACAATCCGGTGTCGGCGTCCGCCTCAGTCTTAAACCGGTTGGCTCCAAAAATAGATAAAACTCCATTTTCTTCATACCGTCCTGGTCCTAAGATCTCAAACTGAATTCCGCTTACCCTGTTTCCAAGATTATCCAGTTTCTTAAGCTGGAGTTCAAACTGGGCCCGCTCATTGACTACTGCATTGCCGTTTCCAAGGTCAGCTTCCCTTTGGTCCTCTGTAATGGCAAAATCAAATTCTGCCTTTCCATTAAGGCTCAAATAGCCGTTTGGTGCCTTTTCTTCCTTAAGAGTATACGTTCCATATGGGATTCTCTTCATGTCAACATGGCCGTTTACCGCCGTAAAGAGGATTTTTCCATCTTCTGTCTCAATGTCACTGATTCCCATTGCATTCAGCTCATCCTGGCTCTTGTTTTTTAAGTTTTCTGTAAAATCTTCAAAAGCTCCGTCTACCTGTGCCTCTTTCTTTGTCAGGGAGAACCGGGCGTAAGCAAGCGCTTTTCCTGTTAAACTGTCGACCTTATCAAATACCAGAGATCCGGTTCCATAATCATCGGTAACGAAATCATTTCCGTCTGCCTGGACCGTGTAAGCCTCTTTTTCACTGCCAAGTGTTACTTCATATACTCTGTCGCTTAATTCATAACCGGCAGGGGCTTTTTGCTCCTTTACATAATAAGTTCCCAAAGGAAGCATCTCTGATTCCCCAATGCCGCCATTTCCAGTTGTCATGGTGCCGGCAAGTGCTGTTAAGTCTATGTCGGAGTAGATCTTAAATACCGCCCCGTCAAGTCTCATCTCATGGTTGTGGGATGCAGCCTTGTTGATACGTATTTTGGCCATATTCCTCACATCATATACCATTACGGTTTCTGTATTGCCGGACCGGAGCACGGTAATCTCCTTATCAGCAGTCACGCCGTAGTTAGCAGGCGCTTCGATTTCCTTTAAAACATAGTTTCCTGCCGGGAGACGTTTTACAGTAACCCTTCCATCGCTTCCGGTAGTAAACGCAGAACCTTCCGCCTGGCTTTCCTTTAATCCGGTATAAGAGTTGTTTTCATCCAGAGCCACATACGTTCCGTCTGTGGTCATCAGCACAAACACTGCACCAGGCAGTATTTCTTCCGTCATCTGATCCCGTTTTTCAATGTTCAGCTCGTGAGGCGTATTGACGATTCCACTACTTCCTGTCAGGTTTACACCTTCGGCACTTTCAATGGTAAAATCCTTAACCCATTCACTTCCGCTGCTGAATAAATATCCTTCCGGCGCCTTTAACTCCTTTAAGGTGTAGCTGCCGTATGGGATCTGTGTCAGAATACCTTTCATCGAATCTTCGGTTCCGTCTACCTGGAACCTGATATAGAGCCTTCCGTTCTCGGTTCCTGTTGATACATGAGATACTCCAAGACCGGTCACATGATTCTGGTAAGCGGCAAATGCTCCGTCAATCAATGAGGTTCCGCTTAACTCAAACTGTGCTCCCGTGATAGCCTTCCTGGTCTCCCCGTCGAGCTTTTCTAAGTCAAGGGATCCGGTTTTGATCACATTCTTTACAATCAGGTTAATCTGGTTCTGTTCTGAGCTGCTTAAAGTAAGCTCGCTTCGTCCTTCCCCATTTAACAGAGAAACGGTTCCATTTACATCAATTCTTACATAGAATGGTGCTACTGTTTCATAACCCTCTGCGTCCAACTCCTCTATTTTGTAATCCCCATATGGGAGATTCCAGGTGATGCGGCCTTCTTCATCGGTCTGTTTTACTTCATACCCGCTTTCAGACGGATCATTTAACTTAAATCTGTCCTTGCTAAACGGGTTCCAGGAGCTGCTTTCATATTTTCCAGGACCGGTTATGGCGAACTTTATTCCGGCTACCTTGTCGTTGCCTGTATTATCCGCCTTCTTAAGACTTAAGCTGTATTCGGTTCTGGTATTCTTAATAAGGTTGCCCGGAAGATTTGAAAGCACTGCCTTCTGCCCGTTGGTTTCGATCCGGAATTCGATATCAGCCTGCTTCTTTGTAATATCGTATCCATCAGGCACCCGGATTTCTGACAGGGTGTAGGTTCCGTATGGGATTCCGGTGAGTGTTACTTTACCAGTTACCACTTCAAATTCCACCGCATCGTCTATTGCCGTTACCTTTGTCA from Lacrimispora sphenoides JCM 1415 encodes the following:
- the gdhA gene encoding NADP-specific glutamate dehydrogenase, translated to MSYVDEVYDRVVSQNPGETEFHQAVKEVLDSLKLVIDANEEKYRKMGLLERLVEPERIISFRVPWVDDNGQVQVNKGYRVQFNSAIGPYKGGLRLHPSVNQGILKFLGFEQVFKNSLTGLPIGGGKGGSNFDPKGKSDREVMAFCQSFMTELSKYIGADQDVPAGDIGVGAREIGFLYGQYKRLTGLYEGVLTGKGLTYGGSLARTQATGYGLVYILDEMLKHNGKELAGKNVVISGSGNVAIYATEKVQQLGGRVIALSDSNGYIYDKDGIDLNLIQEIKEVRRGRIKEYVDVHQSAVYTEGKGIWSIPCDIALPCATQNELNIDDAKVLKANGCFAVAEGANMPSTREATEYFLESGMLFMPGKAANAGGVATSALEMSQNSQRLSWTFDEVDEKLHNIMINIYAKAASAAERYGVKGNYVAGANIAGFEKVVEAMTAQGIV